Proteins co-encoded in one Brassica rapa cultivar Chiifu-401-42 chromosome A02, CAAS_Brap_v3.01, whole genome shotgun sequence genomic window:
- the LOC103855320 gene encoding cysteine-rich and transmembrane domain-containing protein WIH1, with translation MYNQQQYPVGAPPPQGYPPKDAYPPTGYPPAGYPPPGYAQGYPAQGYPPPQYSQAPPQQKQQVGMLEGCLAALCCCCLLDACF, from the exons atgtaTAATCAACAACAGTATCCAGTTGGTGCTCCTCCTCCCCAAG GGTATCCTCCTAAGGACGCTTATCCTCCCACTGGTTATCCTCCCGCCGGTTATCCGCCGCCGGGATATGCTCAGGGATACCCTGCTCAAGGTTATCCTCCACCTCAATACTCTCAAGCTCCTCCTCAGCAAAAGCAACAAGTCGGTATGCTCGAAGGATG TTTGGCTGCTCTCTGCTGTTGCTGTCTCTTGGATGCTTGTTTCTGA